A window from Theobroma cacao cultivar B97-61/B2 chromosome 3, Criollo_cocoa_genome_V2, whole genome shotgun sequence encodes these proteins:
- the LOC108661137 gene encoding uncharacterized protein LOC108661137, with translation MPSFVKFIKDILTNKRKLEDFGTITLIKECSTIIQTKLPSKLKDPSSFSIPCLIGNFNFLSPLCDLGVGVSIMLLSVARRIRLPEIQPTTITLQLADRVIRHPCGVIKDGLLKVGKLYILVDFIVLEMEEDPEILIILGLLFLATAGALINVREGKITLKV, from the coding sequence ATGCCATCATTTGTGAAGTTCATAAAGGACATATTGACAAATAAGAGAAAACTAGAGGATTTTGGGACAATTACGCTCATTAAGGAGTGTAGCACAATAATCCAGACCAAGCTTCCATCAAAGCTTAAGGACCCAAGCAGTTTTTCTATCCCTTGCTTGattggtaattttaattttttgagcCCTTTATGTGACTTGGGTGTTGGTGTCTCAATTATGCTTTTGTCTGTTGCTAGGAGAATTAGACTGCCGGAGATTCAACCTACTACAATCACATTGCAACTAGCTGACAGAGTGATAAGGCACCCTTGTGGGGTTATAAAGGATGGCTTGCTTAAGGTTGGGAAATTGTACATTCTAGTGGATTTCATTGTacttgagatggaagaagatcCAGAGATTCTAATCATACTGGGACTTCTATTCTTGGCCACTGCAGGTGCACTAATAAATGTAAGGGAAGGCAAAATAACTCTCAAAGTTTGA